A region from the Ptychodera flava strain L36383 chromosome 10, AS_Pfla_20210202, whole genome shotgun sequence genome encodes:
- the LOC139142956 gene encoding uncharacterized protein, whose product MVEFDEVLEYLGEFGPYQKQLYFLVCLIPILSMQGLAHVFLAAETDRWCNAPELEDYYENCTHQAAYDVCIETIKNFSVPLEDATGVCGDSLVLSNCYRYDISDIDYSPGKGIAKYINTTIKCDHGWMYDRSQYKSTVIQEEEEAEEGKASVVDLFRYPNMRKKTLNVFYNWFTASLVYYGLSLNTSNLGGSDYLNAFLSGAVEIPAYTLSLYIPQTILGRRWSMFVTEVIGGVACILTLFVPKSGVLALLLPETRNKKLPDSIEESEQFGKKTKGIKEEQSSKSNSVGSAKEKYGVEKTAKELKKSGGMENKALDTLTETSANVGSQTTEL is encoded by the exons ATGGTGGAATTTGATGAAGTTTTAGAGTATCTGGGTGAGTTTGGTCCTTACCAAAAACAACTTTACTTTCTGGTTTGCTTGATACCAATACTTTCGATGCAAGGACTTGCACATGTGTTCCTCGCAGCTGAGACCGACCGCTGGTGTAATGCTCCAGAACTCGAAGATTATTACGAGAACTGCACCCATCAAGCTGCTTACGACGTCTGCATAGAAACTATCAAGAATTTTAGTGTCCCACTTGAAGATGCGACCGGCGTTTGTGGTGACTCACTGGTGTTGAGTAATTGTTACCGATATGACATCTCGGATATCGACTATTCTCCTGGAAAAGGCATCGCTAAATatattaatacaacaataaagtGTGATCATGGGTGGATGTATGACCGATCTCAGTATAAGTCGACAGTAATTCAAGAG GAAGAGGAGGCCGAAGAGGgcaaagctagcgtcgttgattTGTTTCGATACCCAAACATGAGAAAGAAAACCCTGAATGTGTTCTACAATTG GTTCACTGCTAGTCTTGTATACTATGGTCTTTCTCTTAACACATCAAATCTTGGAGGAAGTGACTACTTAAATGCATTCCTTTCCGGTGCTGTGGAAATTCCAGCTTATACATTGAGTCTGTACATACCACAGACAATCCTTGGTCGTCGCTGGTCCATGTTTGTAACTGAAGTCATCGGAGGCGTTGCTTGTATTCTCACCCTGTTTGTCCCAAAAT CTGGTGTGCTAGCCTTGCTGCTACCTGAAACCAGAAACAAGAAATTACCCGATTCTATAGAGGAGAGCGAACAATTTGGGAA GAAAACAAAAGGGATAAAAGAAGAACAAAGTTCGAAAAGCAATAGCGTTGGGTCAGCAAAGGAGAAATATGGAGTAGAGAAGACAGCAAAGGAGTTGAAAAAGAGCGGTGGGATGGAAAATAAAGCTCTGGACACATTAACTGAAACAAGTGCTAATGTTGGAAGCCAGACAACTGAATTGTGA
- the LOC139141747 gene encoding organic cation transporter protein-like, giving the protein MLKFDDVLEYLGEFGPYQKRLYFLVCLMAILSAMPAFAQVFLAAETDHWCNAPELEDYYENCTNQAVHDVCIETIKNFSIPLEDETGVCGDSLVYSKCYRYDISDIDYSPGKDIAKYTNTTIKCDYGWIYDRSQYKSTVFQEFDLVCDRYFLAALSSSMYMVGVLIGGVLFGALADKIGRMISLTIASVGLAIVGTACAFSPNIIAYCIFRLAVGAMAMGMFLIAFVIGTEMVGPSKRVIAGVVIEYFFSFGYMLLSLLAYFIRYWWILQLVMSVPCAAFMVYFWIIPESPRWLLSTGRTKKAEKVIRKYEKGNGVTVPQSVYDEIKAQGKIEEEVEESKASVVDLMRYPNMRKKTLNVFYNWFTVSLVYYGLSLNTSNLGGSDYLNAFLSGAVEIPAYTLSLYIPQTILGRRWSMFVTEVIGGVACILTLFVPKCGMEWIGITLAMLGKLCISASFAIIYVFSAELYPTPVRTIGMGLASMCARIGGILAPQMILIGTLWEPLPIIIFGSTSIVAGVLALLLPETRNKKLPETIEESEEFGKKTKHQKKKDQSPKGDSVWSAKEKHEAEKTAKELKKIGGMENKALDTSTETSVNVGSQTTEL; this is encoded by the exons ATGCTgaaatttgatgatgttttagAGTATCTGGGTGAGTTTGGTCCTTACCAAAAACGACTTTACTTTCTTGTTTGCTTGATGGCAATACTTTCCGCGATGCCAGCATTTGCACAGGTGTTCCTTGCAGCTGAGACAGACCACTGGTGTAATGCTCCAGAACTCGAAGATTATTACGAGAACTGCACCAATCAAGCTGTTCACGATGTCTGCATAGAAACTATCAAGAATTTTAGCATCCCACTTGAGGATGAGACCGGCGTTTGTGGTGACTCACTGGTGTACAGTAAGTGTTACCGATATGACATCTCGGATATCGACTATTCTCCTGGAAAAGACATCGCTAAATATACCAATACAACGATAAAGTGTGATTACGGGTGGATATATGACCGATCTCAGTATAAGTCAACAGTATTTCAGGAG TTTGACCTGGTATGCGATCGTTATTTTCTTGCGGCGCTGTCGTCTTCAATGTACATGGTTGGTGTACTGATAGGAGGTGTTCTGTTTGGCGCCCTCGCTGACAA AATTGGTCGTATGATTTCACTTACGATTGCTTCCGTTGGATTGGCAATTGTTGGTACAGCATGTGCATTTtcaccaaatatcatagcttACTGTATCTTTCGCCTTGCAGTAGGTGCTATGGCTATGGGAATGTTCCTTATTGCATTTGTTATCG GTACAGAGATGGTTGGACCGTCAAAACGAGTCATAGCAGGCGTGGTGATTGAATATTTCTTCAGCTTTGGTTACATGCTGTTGTCTCTATTAGCTTACTTTATTCGCTATTGGTGGATACTGCAATTAGTCATGAGCGTTCCATGTGCAGCGTTCATGGTTTATTTCTG GATCATTCCCGAATCTCCAAGATGGCTGCTATCAACGGGACGGACAAAGAAGGCTGAAAAAGTCATCAGGAAATATGAAAAGGGAAATGGTGTGACTGTACCACAGAGTGTATATGACGAAATAAAAGCGCAGGGGAAAATT GAAGAGGAAGTTGAAGAGAGCAAAGCCAGCGTCGTTGATTTGATGCGATACCCAAACATGAGAAAGAAAACCCTCAACGTGTTCTACAATTG GTTCACAGTTAGTCTGGTATACTATGGTCTTTCTCTTAACACATCCAATCTTGGAGGAAGTGACTACTTGAACGCCTTCCTTTCCGGTGCTGTGGAAATTCCAGCTTATACATTGAGTCTGTACATACCACAGACAATTCTTGGTCGTCGCTGGTCCATGTTTGTAACTGAAGTCATCGGAGGCGTTGCTTGTATTCTCACCCTGTTTGTCCCAAAAT GTGGAATGGAATGGATTGGAATAACGTTGGCAATGCTTGGCAAGCTGTGTATCTCAGCCTCGTTCGCTATCATTTATGTTTTCTCTGCTGAACTTTATCCAACTCCTGTGAG GACGATTGGTATGGGCCTTGCTTCGATGTGTGCTCGTATAGGAGGAATATTGGCCCCGCAGATGATTCTGATTGGGACCCTGTGGGAGCCATTGCCGATCATAATATTTGGATCGACGTCAATTGTAGCTGGTGTGCTAGCCTTGCTGCTGCCTGAAACCAGAAACAAGAAATTACCCGAGACTATAGAGGAGAGCGAAGAATTTGGGAA GAAAACAAAGCATCAAAAGAAAAAGGATCAAAGTCCCAAAGGCGATAGCGTTTGGTCTGCGAAGGAGAAGCATGAAGCCGAGAAGACAGCAAAGGAACTGAAGAAGATTGGCGGAATGGAAAATAAAGCGCTGGATACGTCAACTGAAACAAGTGTTAATGTTGGAAGCCAGACAACTGAATTATGA